In Haloplanus rubicundus, one DNA window encodes the following:
- the thsA gene encoding thermosome subunit alpha codes for MQQPLYILTEDTQRTQGRSAQDSNIRAGKAVANAVRTTLGPRGMDKMLVDASGTVVVTNDGATILGEMDIEHPAAQMIVEVAETQEESVGDGTTTAAVLAGELLVRAEDLLDGDLHPTVVVEGYDEAAGVALAAIDELVLDADLDDDLLARVAESSMTGKGTGDVSAEALAERVVAAVRHVTADGDIDRDSIHITTHTGASSSATRLIEGVVVDKDPVVDAMPRSVSDATVAVVDVKLDVRKSAVDTEYSITSVDQLDAALDAEETELRGYASALADAGVDVLFCTKKIDDRVASHLARAGILAFGNVKGSDATAIARAVGARRLGTVADVDPADLGHADAVDIERFGGDDLVVVEGSAAAAAVTLLLRGGTEHVVDELERAVTDAVDGVVAAVESGGVVPGAGATEIAVASRVREAASHIAGRKQLAVEAFADAVEALPRTLAENTGMDPIDAMVDLRTHHEREGRAGIIAGGRSGAVADPVEYGIFDPAAVKRAAVGSAAEAATMILRIDDVIAAR; via the coding sequence ATGCAGCAACCGCTGTACATTCTGACCGAAGACACGCAGCGGACCCAGGGTCGGTCGGCTCAGGACTCCAACATCCGCGCGGGGAAAGCCGTCGCGAACGCCGTCCGAACCACGCTCGGACCGCGCGGCATGGACAAGATGCTCGTCGACGCCTCCGGCACCGTCGTCGTGACCAACGACGGCGCGACCATCCTCGGCGAGATGGACATCGAACACCCCGCCGCGCAGATGATCGTCGAAGTCGCCGAGACACAGGAGGAGTCGGTCGGCGACGGCACGACCACCGCCGCCGTCCTCGCCGGCGAACTCCTCGTCCGCGCCGAGGACCTCCTCGACGGTGATCTTCACCCCACGGTCGTCGTCGAGGGCTACGACGAGGCTGCCGGGGTCGCGCTGGCCGCTATCGACGAACTGGTGTTGGACGCGGATCTCGACGACGACCTGCTGGCCCGCGTCGCGGAGTCGAGCATGACCGGCAAGGGTACGGGCGACGTGTCCGCCGAGGCGCTCGCCGAGCGTGTCGTCGCCGCGGTCCGGCACGTCACGGCGGACGGCGACATCGACCGTGACAGCATCCACATCACCACCCACACGGGCGCGAGTTCGAGCGCCACCCGCCTGATCGAGGGCGTCGTGGTCGACAAAGACCCCGTCGTCGACGCCATGCCCCGATCCGTGTCGGACGCGACGGTTGCGGTCGTCGACGTGAAACTCGACGTCCGGAAGAGCGCGGTCGACACCGAGTACTCGATCACCAGCGTCGACCAGCTCGACGCCGCACTCGACGCCGAGGAGACCGAACTCCGTGGCTACGCCTCGGCGCTTGCCGACGCCGGCGTCGACGTGCTATTCTGTACGAAGAAGATCGACGACCGCGTCGCCAGCCACCTCGCCCGCGCCGGTATCCTCGCGTTCGGCAACGTGAAAGGGAGCGACGCCACGGCCATCGCCCGCGCCGTCGGCGCCCGCCGCCTCGGCACGGTGGCCGACGTCGACCCCGCGGACCTCGGACACGCCGACGCGGTCGACATCGAACGCTTCGGCGGCGACGACCTCGTCGTCGTCGAGGGCAGCGCGGCCGCGGCGGCCGTGACGCTCCTGCTCCGTGGCGGCACCGAACACGTCGTCGACGAACTCGAACGCGCCGTCACCGACGCCGTCGACGGCGTCGTCGCCGCGGTGGAGTCGGGCGGCGTCGTCCCCGGCGCCGGTGCGACCGAAATCGCCGTCGCGAGCCGCGTCCGCGAGGCCGCGTCGCACATTGCGGGCCGGAAACAGCTCGCCGTCGAGGCCTTCGCCGACGCGGTCGAGGCACTCCCGCGCACGCTCGCGGAGAACACCGGCATGGACCCCATCGACGCGATGGTCGATCTGCGCACCCACCACGAGCGCGAGGGGCGCGCGGGCATCATCGCCGGCGGTCGCAGCGGCGCCGTCGCCGACCCCGTCGAGTACGGCATCTTCGATCCCGCGGCGGTGAAGCGGGCGGCCGTCGGCTCCGCCGCCGAAGCCGCGACGATGATCCTCCGTATCGACGACGTGATCGCGGCGCGCTGA
- a CDS encoding heavy-metal-associated domain-containing protein, translating to MSTISTHQITVSDMMCNGCEDTIQDEIRHEHGVRRVSANHIEETVEVEGTDDMDIDALVQMINELGFTATRD from the coding sequence ATGTCCACAATTTCGACCCACCAAATCACCGTCTCGGATATGATGTGTAACGGCTGTGAAGACACCATTCAGGACGAAATCCGCCACGAACACGGGGTCAGGCGGGTGAGCGCTAACCACATCGAGGAGACGGTCGAAGTCGAGGGCACGGACGACATGGATATCGACGCCCTGGTGCAGATGATCAACGAACTCGGATTCACCGCGACGCGAGACTGA
- a CDS encoding SAM hydrolase/SAM-dependent halogenase family protein, which translates to MITLASDFGTPYPAAMKGAILRRSDARLVDVSHDLPRGSIRASAFWLREVLPTFPPATHLAVVDPGVGTDRAVLVARAGEHTLVGPDNGLLVPAARRLAAEADAGVDWFHADPGDPASTTFHGRDVFAPLAAEIHEAVAARGVGALDDHDRLTPAEPVDCRLPEATVENDGAEGFVLAVDDFGNVITNVPGDFLDGRDVVRVNGEKVPVGATFGSVDPGSPLVVVGSHGYVECDVNDGRGDEWFGLSPGNTIEIDGVE; encoded by the coding sequence ATGATCACCCTCGCCTCCGACTTCGGCACCCCGTATCCGGCCGCGATGAAAGGCGCCATCCTCCGGCGAAGCGACGCCCGTCTCGTCGACGTGAGCCACGACCTGCCGCGGGGTTCGATCCGCGCCTCGGCGTTCTGGCTCCGCGAAGTGCTTCCGACCTTTCCGCCGGCGACCCACCTCGCCGTCGTCGACCCCGGCGTCGGCACCGACCGCGCCGTCCTCGTCGCGCGGGCGGGCGAACACACGCTCGTCGGCCCGGACAACGGCCTGCTGGTGCCCGCGGCCCGACGACTCGCCGCCGAGGCCGACGCCGGCGTGGACTGGTTCCACGCCGACCCCGGCGACCCCGCCTCCACGACGTTCCACGGCCGCGACGTGTTCGCGCCGCTCGCGGCGGAGATACACGAGGCCGTCGCGGCCCGCGGCGTCGGCGCCCTCGACGACCACGACCGGCTGACGCCGGCCGAACCGGTCGACTGTCGGCTGCCGGAAGCGACCGTCGAGAACGACGGTGCCGAGGGGTTCGTCCTCGCCGTCGACGACTTCGGGAACGTGATCACGAACGTCCCCGGCGACTTCCTCGACGGTCGGGACGTCGTCCGGGTGAACGGCGAGAAAGTGCCCGTCGGGGCGACGTTCGGTTCCGTCGACCCCGGAAGCCCGCTGGTGGTCGTCGGGAGCCACGGCTACGTCGAGTGCGACGTCAACGACGGCCGCGGCGACGAGTGGTTCGGTCTCTCGCCGGGGAATACGATAGAAATCGACGGCGTCGAGTGA
- a CDS encoding nicotinamide-nucleotide adenylyltransferase yields MRGFYIGRFQPYHDGHHRMVAEIVSEVDELVLGIGSAGHSHSTRDPFTAGERVMMITKSVAEFDCTTYVVPIEDLDRNSVWVSHVRSMSPSFDVAYSNNPLVIQLFEEAGVEVRQSPMFNRDVLEGTELRDRMIDGGDWRHLVPDPVVEVIDEVDGIRRIQRVSETDTNGP; encoded by the coding sequence ATGCGGGGGTTCTACATCGGCCGGTTCCAGCCGTACCACGACGGCCACCACCGAATGGTCGCCGAAATCGTCTCCGAGGTGGACGAACTCGTCCTCGGCATCGGCAGCGCCGGTCACTCCCACTCGACGCGCGATCCGTTCACCGCGGGCGAACGCGTGATGATGATCACGAAGTCGGTCGCGGAGTTCGACTGCACGACGTACGTCGTCCCCATCGAGGACCTGGACCGCAACTCCGTCTGGGTGAGCCACGTCCGGAGTATGTCCCCCTCCTTCGACGTCGCCTACTCCAACAACCCGCTCGTCATCCAACTGTTCGAGGAGGCGGGCGTCGAGGTGCGCCAGTCACCCATGTTCAACCGCGACGTGCTGGAGGGAACGGAGCTTCGCGACCGGATGATCGACGGCGGCGACTGGCGGCATCTCGTCCCCGATCCGGTCGTCGAGGTGATCGACGAAGTCGACGGCATCCGGCGCATCCAGCGCGTGAGCGAAACCGACACCAACGGCCCATGA
- the lonB gene encoding ATP-dependent protease LonB, whose protein sequence is MNDDTNTDERPADGAERIDDDPPRDESGGADEWEDDVPVPSGPEPGDDPGNGADDGSIEDLGSDVQIDAEIDEDAEDDLLGGLQIESTAEIQVPDRLVDQVIGQEHARDVVMKAAKQRRHVMMIGSPGTGKSMLAKAMSELLPQEELQDVLVYHNPDDGNEPKVRTVPSGKGDQIVEAHKEEARKRNQMRSFLMWIIIAIVLGYSLIIAGNILLGILAAGIIYLAFRYGSRGSDAMIPNLIVNNADQQTAPFEDATGAHAGALLGDVRHDPFQSGGMETPSHDRVEPGAIHKANKGVLFIDEINTLDVRSQQHLMTAIQEGEFGITGQSERSSGAMVQTEPVPCDFVMIAAGNLDAMENMHPALRSRIKGYGYEVYMDDTIEDTPEMRRKYARFIAQEVEKDGRLPHFTDKAIEEVILEARRRAGRKGHLTLELRNLGGLVRVAGDIARAADAEYTTRDHILQAKGRSRSIEQQLADDYIQRRKDYELQVSDGFVVGRVNGLAVMGEDSGIVLPVMAEVTPSQGPGEVIATGQLKEMAQEAVSNVSAIIKKFSDEDITQKDIHIQFVQAGEGGVDGDSASITVATAVISALEGVGVDQSLAMTGSLSVRGDVLPVGGVTHKIEAAAKTGCDRVIIPEANTQDVMIEDEYEEMIEIIPVSHISEVLDVALEGEPEKDSLVDRLKTITGSALDKQSVNQGPSSPSPQ, encoded by the coding sequence ATGAACGACGACACGAACACGGACGAGCGCCCGGCCGACGGCGCGGAGCGGATCGACGACGATCCGCCTCGTGACGAGTCCGGCGGGGCCGACGAATGGGAGGACGACGTCCCTGTCCCGTCCGGCCCGGAACCCGGCGACGACCCGGGTAACGGCGCGGACGACGGGTCCATCGAGGATCTCGGCAGCGACGTCCAGATCGACGCCGAAATCGACGAAGACGCGGAGGACGACCTCCTCGGTGGGCTCCAGATCGAGTCGACCGCCGAGATTCAGGTCCCCGACCGCCTCGTCGACCAGGTGATCGGACAGGAACACGCCCGCGACGTCGTCATGAAGGCGGCCAAACAGCGTCGCCACGTCATGATGATCGGCTCGCCCGGGACGGGCAAGTCGATGCTCGCGAAGGCGATGAGCGAACTCCTCCCCCAGGAGGAGCTGCAGGACGTCCTCGTCTATCACAACCCCGACGACGGCAACGAACCGAAGGTCCGGACGGTGCCCTCGGGGAAGGGCGATCAGATCGTCGAGGCCCACAAGGAGGAGGCCCGCAAGCGCAACCAGATGCGCTCGTTCCTGATGTGGATCATCATCGCCATCGTGCTTGGCTACTCGCTCATCATCGCCGGGAACATCCTGCTCGGCATCCTCGCGGCGGGTATCATCTACCTCGCGTTCCGCTACGGCTCCCGTGGCTCGGACGCGATGATTCCGAACCTGATCGTGAACAACGCGGACCAGCAGACGGCGCCGTTCGAGGACGCCACCGGCGCCCACGCTGGCGCTCTGCTGGGCGACGTCCGCCACGACCCGTTCCAGTCCGGCGGCATGGAGACGCCGTCTCACGACCGGGTCGAGCCGGGCGCCATCCACAAGGCCAACAAGGGCGTGCTCTTCATCGACGAGATCAACACGCTCGACGTGAGGAGCCAACAGCACCTGATGACGGCGATTCAGGAGGGTGAGTTCGGCATCACCGGCCAGTCCGAGCGCTCCTCGGGCGCGATGGTCCAGACCGAACCCGTTCCCTGTGACTTCGTCATGATCGCCGCGGGGAACCTCGACGCGATGGAGAACATGCACCCCGCGCTCCGTTCCCGGATCAAGGGGTACGGCTACGAAGTGTACATGGACGACACCATCGAGGACACCCCGGAGATGCGCCGGAAGTACGCCCGCTTCATCGCCCAGGAAGTGGAGAAGGACGGCCGCCTGCCCCACTTCACCGACAAGGCCATCGAGGAGGTCATCCTCGAAGCCCGTCGGCGTGCGGGCCGGAAGGGCCACCTGACGCTCGAACTCCGGAATCTCGGCGGGCTGGTCCGCGTCGCGGGCGACATCGCCCGCGCCGCCGACGCCGAGTACACGACGCGGGATCACATCCTGCAGGCGAAGGGTCGCTCCCGCAGCATCGAACAGCAGCTCGCGGACGACTACATCCAGCGGCGCAAGGACTACGAACTCCAGGTCAGCGACGGGTTCGTCGTCGGCCGCGTCAACGGGCTGGCCGTGATGGGCGAGGACTCCGGTATCGTCCTCCCCGTCATGGCCGAGGTGACGCCCTCGCAGGGTCCCGGCGAGGTCATCGCCACGGGCCAACTGAAGGAGATGGCACAGGAGGCCGTCTCCAACGTCTCCGCGATCATCAAGAAGTTCTCGGACGAGGACATCACCCAGAAGGACATCCACATCCAGTTCGTCCAGGCCGGTGAGGGCGGCGTCGACGGCGACTCCGCCTCCATCACCGTCGCCACCGCGGTCATCAGCGCGCTGGAGGGCGTCGGCGTCGACCAGTCGCTCGCGATGACCGGCTCGCTCTCGGTCCGCGGGGACGTCCTCCCCGTCGGCGGCGTCACGCACAAGATCGAGGCCGCCGCCAAGACCGGCTGTGATCGGGTCATCATCCCCGAGGCCAACACGCAGGACGTGATGATCGAGGACGAGTACGAGGAGATGATCGAGATCATCCCCGTCAGCCACATCAGCGAGGTGCTGGACGTGGCACTCGAAGGCGAGCCCGAGAAGGACTCGCTGGTCGACCGGCTCAAGACGATCACCGGCTCGGCACTCGACAAGCAGAGCGTCAACCAGGGCCCGAGCAGTCCCAGCCCCCAGTAG
- a CDS encoding CPBP family intramembrane glutamic endopeptidase: MPEWTAFAGFVGVVLAGLLFLARASADVLTPAEPPVSEAPTAAEYPASLGERVVGDDRSGLPRFSTTTLLVNVIVSQGLSATLLLVGMWIAAVPPSALGLTADSLAPSALAAGVGLGVALHAVNAVGSRLSDRFGFGDATALREAMAPESAAGWAVLLLVVLPLVAGFEELLFRGILIGAFATGFGVSPWLLAALSSVAFALGHGAQGRIGIVVTGALGFVLAVAFVLTGSLVTVVVAHYLVNALEFVVNERWGR; this comes from the coding sequence ATGCCCGAGTGGACGGCCTTCGCCGGCTTCGTCGGCGTCGTCCTCGCGGGGTTGCTCTTTCTCGCGCGTGCGTCCGCGGACGTCCTCACACCCGCCGAGCCACCCGTCTCCGAGGCGCCGACGGCGGCGGAGTACCCCGCCTCGCTCGGGGAACGCGTCGTCGGCGACGACCGCTCCGGTCTCCCACGCTTCTCGACCACGACACTACTCGTCAACGTCATCGTCTCGCAGGGCCTGTCCGCCACCCTCCTCCTCGTCGGGATGTGGATCGCCGCCGTCCCGCCGTCGGCGCTCGGTCTCACCGCCGACTCGCTCGCGCCGTCCGCCCTCGCCGCCGGCGTCGGCCTCGGCGTCGCGCTCCACGCCGTCAACGCCGTCGGCTCTCGCCTGAGCGACCGGTTCGGCTTCGGCGACGCGACGGCGCTTCGGGAGGCGATGGCGCCCGAGTCGGCCGCGGGGTGGGCAGTGCTCCTGCTCGTCGTCCTGCCGCTCGTCGCCGGCTTCGAGGAACTCCTCTTTCGCGGGATCCTGATCGGCGCGTTCGCGACGGGCTTCGGCGTCTCGCCGTGGCTCCTCGCGGCGCTCTCCTCCGTCGCCTTCGCCCTCGGCCACGGCGCACAGGGGCGGATCGGCATCGTCGTCACCGGCGCGCTCGGGTTCGTCCTCGCCGTCGCGTTCGTGCTCACCGGAAGTCTCGTCACCGTCGTCGTCGCCCACTACCTCGTGAACGCCTTGGAGTTCGTCGTCAACGAGCGGTGGGGGCGTTAG
- a CDS encoding MGMT family protein produces MEGIYARESPRLGRAVQVGVAGDRVISVSFPESVPDDAGPDHPLLDRVFDYLDGAEDHFDDVTVALTVPTDQRTVLDAVRNVPYGETVDVARVARLAGLDDEDEDDLHAVREALRANPVPLCIPDHRVSGPGATPPEVAERLRDLEA; encoded by the coding sequence ATGGAAGGCATCTACGCACGCGAATCGCCGCGACTGGGGCGGGCGGTACAGGTCGGCGTCGCCGGCGACCGGGTCATCAGCGTCTCCTTTCCCGAGTCCGTCCCCGACGACGCGGGCCCCGACCACCCGCTTCTGGACCGCGTCTTCGACTACCTCGACGGGGCCGAGGACCACTTCGACGACGTGACCGTCGCGCTCACCGTCCCGACCGACCAGCGGACGGTCCTCGACGCCGTCCGGAACGTTCCCTACGGCGAGACGGTGGACGTGGCGCGCGTGGCGCGCCTGGCCGGCCTCGACGACGAGGACGAGGACGACCTGCACGCCGTCCGCGAGGCGCTTCGGGCCAACCCCGTCCCACTCTGTATCCCCGACCACCGTGTCTCGGGACCGGGCGCGACGCCCCCCGAGGTGGCCGAGCGGCTGCGTGACCTCGAAGCCTAA
- the trpC gene encoding indole-3-glycerol phosphate synthase, whose amino-acid sequence MMDANGEELAPAVRSLLDAAHERAGGEERISVDARSFSDALADAEADGRVPVIAEVKPTSPTTAGRRDDDPVDLARAMVAGGATALSVLTEPEHFGGSTDALERVRAAVDVPVLRKDFIVEESQLDLVASDLTLLIARFVDDLSGLLQAAEERGFQPLVEVHTRAELDRALDAGADLIGVNNRDLGALEVDLDTFESIAPHVPDDVTLIAESGIGSTDDVRRMRSAGADALLIGSAIMDGDVTDNVRRFTTA is encoded by the coding sequence ATGATGGACGCTAATGGTGAAGAACTGGCGCCGGCGGTGCGCTCGCTCCTCGACGCCGCCCACGAACGGGCGGGCGGCGAGGAGCGTATCTCGGTCGACGCCCGGTCCTTTTCGGACGCTCTGGCCGATGCGGAGGCCGACGGACGGGTACCGGTGATCGCGGAGGTGAAGCCCACGAGTCCGACGACGGCGGGGCGACGGGACGACGACCCGGTCGACCTCGCACGGGCGATGGTCGCGGGCGGGGCGACGGCGCTGTCGGTGTTGACCGAACCCGAACACTTCGGGGGGTCGACCGACGCGCTCGAACGCGTCAGGGCGGCCGTCGACGTGCCCGTCCTGCGCAAGGACTTTATCGTCGAGGAGTCCCAACTCGACCTCGTGGCGTCGGATCTAACCTTGTTGATCGCGCGCTTCGTCGACGACCTCTCCGGCCTCCTGCAGGCCGCCGAGGAACGGGGCTTCCAGCCGCTGGTCGAGGTCCACACCCGTGCGGAACTCGACCGGGCACTCGACGCGGGCGCGGACCTGATCGGCGTCAACAACCGCGACTTGGGGGCACTGGAAGTCGACCTCGACACCTTCGAGTCGATTGCTCCCCACGTTCCGGACGACGTGACGTTGATCGCGGAGAGCGGGATCGGATCGACCGACGACGTGCGACGGATGCGGTCGGCGGGCGCCGACGCCCTGCTGATCGGCAGTGCGATCATGGACGGCGACGTGACCGACAACGTGCGACGATTTACGACAGC